A genomic window from Chitinophaga pollutisoli includes:
- a CDS encoding DUF4138 domain-containing protein encodes MAQHVLVYTKEPSLLNILLDEVNYPTESLVQLEGGDSGGVVHRQARTIAVKDRTFSGKRDKKHNVSMELKGLYLHNDLFYMQIELSNKSNISFTLDQFRIFVQDKRTAKRTASQQVEINPIHVEGDLGYIPANATQTAVYVLQKFNIPDKKLLHLQVMEKDGGRHLHLKLRNKDLLKGRRP; translated from the coding sequence ATAGCACAACACGTTTTGGTTTATACAAAAGAACCTTCCTTATTGAATATACTGTTAGATGAAGTGAATTATCCGACCGAAAGCCTGGTTCAGCTGGAGGGTGGTGACAGCGGCGGGGTAGTGCATCGCCAGGCGCGAACTATCGCGGTGAAGGACAGAACATTTTCAGGTAAGCGAGATAAAAAGCATAATGTCAGTATGGAGCTGAAAGGGTTGTATTTGCATAATGATTTATTTTATATGCAGATAGAACTGAGTAATAAATCTAATATTAGTTTTACCCTAGATCAGTTCCGCATTTTCGTCCAAGATAAGCGGACGGCAAAGCGCACGGCTTCGCAGCAGGTCGAGATTAACCCCATTCACGTTGAAGGTGATTTGGGGTATATCCCAGCGAATGCTACACAGACGGCTGTGTATGTGCTCCAAAAATTTAATATCCCAGACAAAAAGCTCCTTCATTTGCAGGTGATGGAAAAGGATGGAGGCAGACATCTGCATTTGAAGCTTCGCAACAAGGATTTATTGAAGGGTAGAAGGCCCTAA
- a CDS encoding Tex family protein, producing the protein MNPKHVALISAELNISMGQAENTMRLLSEGSTVPFISRYRKEQTGSLDEVQIGKIEDLGKRYQEVDDRRATIIKTIGEQGKLTPELEEKINATWVLAELEDIYLPYKPKRKTRATQAIEKGLEPLAEMLLLQQDGDIDEAAKAFLNEQVASTDEALKGARDIIAERINENAELRDKLRKLFTHTAKFSSKVIEGKETDGVKYKDYFDFNEDLTSIPSHRVLAILRAEAEGILFGNIAPDEEEAKGIVHKQFVTGNGPASQQVAKAADDAYKRLLRPSLENESRSVAKEKADTEAIEVFAENLRQLLLAAPLGPKAVIAVDPGYRTGCKTVALDNQGNLLANDVMFPLEKNYKAQDAEHLLKSWVAKYDAAAIAVGNGTAGRETEEFIKKIDFGKKVNVFMVNESGASVYSASEVAREEFPDHDVTVRGAVSIGRRLIDPLAELVKIDPKAIGVGQYQHDVNQSHLKQSLDRVVVSCVNNVGVNLNTASKHLLAYISGLGPSLAENIVKYRKENGAFKNRQELKKVSRLGDKAFEQCAGFLRIENGDNPLDNSAVHPERYKLVEEIAAKQQCSVEELMGKEDLRKKINIKEFITEEIGQLTVEDILKELAKPSRDPRDEIAIFEYAEGIKSMEDVKPGMTLPGVVTNITAFGAFVDIGVKQDGLVHISHLSNKFISNPNEAVKLNQKVTVTVLEIDIARKRISLSMKDNAPQSGNGGGGGGQRRERRPAKEEPLNDFQAKLLALKSKFK; encoded by the coding sequence ATGAATCCGAAACACGTGGCGCTCATTTCTGCCGAACTGAACATTTCGATGGGGCAGGCTGAGAATACCATGCGCCTTTTGTCTGAAGGCTCCACCGTCCCCTTCATCAGCCGATACCGGAAAGAACAGACGGGCAGCCTGGACGAGGTGCAGATCGGAAAGATAGAGGACCTGGGCAAACGCTACCAGGAAGTGGACGACCGCAGGGCCACCATTATCAAAACCATCGGCGAACAGGGAAAACTCACCCCCGAGCTGGAGGAAAAGATCAATGCCACCTGGGTGCTCGCCGAATTGGAAGACATCTATCTTCCTTATAAACCCAAACGCAAGACCCGCGCCACGCAGGCCATCGAGAAAGGCCTGGAGCCCCTCGCCGAAATGCTCCTCCTGCAGCAGGACGGCGATATCGATGAAGCCGCCAAGGCGTTCCTCAACGAACAGGTAGCCAGCACCGATGAAGCCCTCAAAGGCGCGCGCGACATCATCGCGGAACGAATCAACGAAAACGCAGAGCTGCGCGACAAACTCCGCAAGCTCTTCACCCATACCGCCAAGTTCAGCTCGAAAGTGATTGAAGGCAAGGAAACCGACGGCGTGAAATACAAGGATTACTTCGATTTCAACGAAGATCTGACTTCCATCCCCTCCCACCGCGTGCTGGCCATCCTCCGCGCAGAGGCCGAGGGCATCCTTTTCGGCAACATCGCGCCGGATGAGGAAGAAGCCAAAGGCATCGTACATAAGCAGTTCGTGACCGGCAACGGCCCTGCCAGCCAGCAGGTAGCCAAAGCGGCCGACGATGCGTACAAGCGCCTGCTCCGCCCCTCGCTCGAGAACGAATCCCGCTCGGTAGCCAAGGAAAAAGCCGATACTGAGGCGATCGAAGTGTTCGCCGAGAACCTCCGCCAGCTGCTTCTCGCCGCGCCCCTCGGCCCCAAAGCCGTGATCGCCGTGGACCCGGGGTACCGCACCGGCTGCAAAACCGTAGCGCTCGACAACCAGGGCAACCTCCTGGCCAACGACGTGATGTTCCCCCTCGAAAAGAACTACAAAGCCCAGGACGCCGAACACCTGCTCAAATCCTGGGTGGCGAAATACGACGCGGCCGCCATCGCCGTAGGTAACGGCACCGCAGGCCGCGAAACCGAAGAGTTCATCAAAAAGATCGATTTCGGGAAGAAAGTGAATGTTTTCATGGTCAACGAAAGCGGCGCTTCCGTATATTCCGCTTCCGAAGTGGCGCGTGAAGAGTTCCCCGACCACGATGTAACCGTGCGCGGCGCCGTATCCATCGGCCGCAGGCTCATCGATCCCCTCGCCGAACTGGTGAAAATCGATCCCAAAGCCATCGGCGTAGGGCAATACCAGCACGACGTGAACCAAAGCCACCTCAAACAAAGCCTCGACCGCGTGGTGGTGAGCTGCGTGAACAACGTGGGCGTGAACCTTAACACCGCGTCCAAGCACCTGCTCGCCTACATTTCCGGCCTCGGCCCCTCGCTGGCGGAAAACATCGTGAAATACCGCAAGGAAAACGGTGCTTTCAAAAACCGCCAGGAACTGAAGAAGGTATCCCGCCTCGGCGACAAAGCTTTCGAACAGTGCGCCGGCTTCCTCCGGATCGAAAATGGCGACAACCCGCTGGATAACTCCGCCGTTCACCCCGAACGCTACAAACTGGTGGAAGAAATCGCCGCCAAACAACAATGCAGCGTGGAAGAACTGATGGGTAAGGAAGATCTCCGGAAAAAAATCAATATCAAGGAATTCATCACCGAAGAAATCGGCCAGCTCACCGTGGAAGATATCCTCAAGGAACTCGCCAAACCCAGCCGCGACCCGCGCGACGAGATCGCCATCTTCGAATATGCGGAAGGCATCAAGTCGATGGAAGACGTGAAACCCGGCATGACGCTCCCCGGCGTGGTGACCAATATCACCGCTTTCGGCGCGTTCGTCGACATCGGCGTGAAGCAGGACGGCCTGGTGCACATCTCCCACCTCAGCAACAAGTTCATCAGCAACCCCAACGAAGCCGTGAAACTCAACCAGAAAGTAACGGTAACGGTGCTGGAAATTGACATTGCGCGCAAACGCATCTCGCTTTCCATGAAAGACAATGCCCCCCAATCCGGCAACGGCGGCGGTGGCGGCGGACAACGCCGGGAACGCAGGCCCGCGAAGGAAGAGCCGCTGAACGACTTCCAGGCCAAACTGCTGGCGCTGAAGTCCAAATTCAAGTGA
- a CDS encoding DUF3667 domain-containing protein, translated as MKTQHLRQEKTCLNCGHPLPDGFCGHGGQENVETGESFGHLVNHFFQDITCYDSKFLTTLKFLFFYPGLLTREYIAGKRMSYVNPVRLYVFTSFVFFLMMGISAPQHDPYDRRQQGSFPRLMDSLVFPADHFRGDIAVRHIRRGAFLAIQ; from the coding sequence TTGAAAACGCAACACCTCCGGCAGGAGAAGACCTGCCTCAACTGCGGGCACCCCTTGCCGGACGGGTTCTGCGGCCATGGCGGCCAGGAGAACGTGGAAACCGGGGAGTCCTTCGGGCACCTGGTCAACCATTTTTTCCAGGATATCACTTGCTACGATTCCAAATTCCTCACCACCCTCAAATTCCTGTTCTTTTACCCAGGCCTCCTGACCCGGGAATATATCGCCGGCAAAAGAATGTCGTACGTCAACCCCGTCCGGCTGTACGTGTTCACGTCGTTCGTATTTTTCCTCATGATGGGCATTTCGGCGCCGCAGCACGACCCGTACGACCGCCGGCAACAAGGCTCCTTCCCCCGGCTGATGGATTCCCTCGTTTTTCCTGCTGATCATTTTCGCGGTGATATAGCAGTAAGGCACATACGGCGCGGGGCGTTTCTTGCAATTCAATAA
- a CDS encoding enoyl-CoA hydratase-related protein encodes MTPEFIIVTPQARPYIAHVQLNRPKELNALNLQLMQELRDALQQLDADENVRCIVLSGNDKAFAAGADIKQMAGRTAVDMYNIDQFTIWDGIKKIRKPIIAAVSGFALGGGCELAMLCDMIVASETAKFGQPEIKIGVMPGAGGTQRLTRAVGKALAMEMVLTGRFISAGEALAAGLINRIAPVELFLEDAFRLAADVARQSPLAVKVAKESVLRAFDSTLEEGLHFERKNFYLLFASEDQKEGMKAFMEKREPVFTGK; translated from the coding sequence ATGACCCCCGAATTCATCATCGTAACGCCGCAGGCCCGGCCCTATATCGCGCACGTTCAACTGAACCGGCCCAAAGAGCTCAACGCGCTCAACCTCCAGCTCATGCAGGAGCTCCGCGATGCGCTCCAGCAACTGGATGCCGACGAAAACGTGCGCTGCATCGTGCTCAGCGGCAACGATAAGGCCTTCGCCGCGGGAGCCGATATTAAACAGATGGCGGGCCGCACGGCGGTGGATATGTACAATATCGACCAGTTCACGATCTGGGACGGGATTAAAAAAATCCGCAAGCCCATCATCGCCGCTGTGAGCGGCTTCGCCTTGGGCGGCGGTTGCGAACTGGCCATGCTCTGCGATATGATCGTAGCCAGCGAAACGGCGAAATTCGGCCAGCCCGAAATCAAAATCGGCGTGATGCCCGGCGCCGGCGGCACCCAGCGCCTCACCCGCGCAGTAGGCAAAGCCCTCGCCATGGAAATGGTGCTCACCGGCCGGTTCATCTCCGCCGGAGAAGCCCTCGCAGCAGGCTTAATTAACCGCATCGCACCCGTGGAGCTCTTCCTGGAAGATGCTTTCCGCCTCGCGGCCGATGTGGCCAGACAAAGCCCGCTGGCCGTGAAAGTGGCCAAGGAATCCGTGCTCCGCGCGTTCGACAGTACCCTGGAAGAAGGCCTGCACTTCGAAAGAAAGAATTTTTACCTCCTCTTCGCGTCGGAAGACCAGAAAGAGGGCATGAAGGCTTTCATGGAAAAAAGAGAGCCCGTGTTCACCGGCAAATAA
- a CDS encoding IS982 family transposase, which yields MNDLQIVALSCCMEALSIDSENLLWSKLKTDYADQFTTLIDRSRFNRRRKRLSEKTERVQHHVSQHLDHLSSTMIVDSVPIPVIKMVRERSFRSFKHDFETAPAKGYSAVNRSWFIGYKLHVVIYDNGAIQQAGITKANVHDINFLKEIDSLPAKKSLLGDRAYISQTVQMDLFDQYQVKLKVPNRRNQHDYRKYPKKNRSKRQMVETVFSQLCDHLNIRRNYAKSFVGLATRLTSKLSATSLLQFINFKNGLKISKIKHALAF from the coding sequence ATGAACGATTTACAGATCGTTGCACTTTCTTGTTGTATGGAAGCATTGAGCATTGATTCCGAAAATTTACTTTGGAGTAAGCTGAAAACCGATTATGCAGATCAGTTTACCACCCTGATTGATCGGAGCCGATTTAATCGCCGTCGCAAAAGGCTGTCAGAGAAGACCGAACGGGTGCAGCACCATGTAAGTCAGCATTTGGATCACCTAAGCAGTACTATGATTGTGGACAGCGTGCCGATTCCGGTTATTAAAATGGTACGGGAACGATCCTTTAGATCTTTCAAACATGATTTTGAAACTGCCCCGGCTAAAGGATATAGCGCTGTGAACAGAAGCTGGTTTATTGGTTATAAACTCCATGTCGTTATTTATGACAATGGAGCTATCCAGCAAGCAGGCATCACCAAAGCCAATGTGCATGACATCAATTTCCTGAAAGAAATTGATAGTCTGCCGGCAAAGAAATCACTATTGGGCGACCGGGCATATATCTCCCAAACGGTTCAGATGGACTTATTCGACCAATACCAGGTTAAGCTAAAGGTGCCCAACAGGAGAAATCAGCATGATTACAGGAAATATCCAAAGAAAAACAGATCGAAGCGGCAAATGGTGGAAACAGTGTTTTCACAATTGTGCGACCATCTGAACATCAGAAGAAACTACGCCAAATCATTTGTAGGTTTAGCCACCAGATTAACTTCCAAGCTATCGGCTACGTCTTTACTCCAGTTCATCAATTTCAAAAATGGACTCAAAATCTCAAAGATCAAACACGCACTGGCGTTTTAA
- the can gene encoding carbonate dehydratase — MQVQPFEKLLENNKEWAARMVAEDKDFFHRLQDQQAPKFLWIGCSDSRVPADRITNTQPGEIFVHRNIANMVVHTDMNLLSVLEYAVKVLEVEHILVVGHYGCGGVRAAMGNQNLGIINPWLKHIKDVYRFHKDEIDALETTDQQVDRLTELNVKEQVMNLAKTITVQEAWHKHKRPYLHGWVYGLSDGLINPVFDMEPGQHIDPLYEYKL; from the coding sequence ATGCAAGTGCAACCTTTTGAAAAGTTACTGGAAAACAACAAGGAATGGGCCGCCAGAATGGTGGCGGAAGATAAAGACTTCTTCCACCGCCTGCAGGATCAGCAAGCCCCCAAATTCCTGTGGATCGGTTGCTCCGACAGCCGCGTTCCGGCCGACCGTATCACCAATACCCAACCCGGTGAGATCTTCGTTCACCGGAATATCGCCAACATGGTGGTGCATACCGACATGAACCTGCTTTCCGTACTCGAATACGCCGTGAAAGTCCTTGAAGTGGAACATATCCTCGTGGTAGGCCACTACGGCTGCGGCGGGGTGAGGGCAGCCATGGGAAACCAGAACCTCGGCATCATCAATCCCTGGCTGAAACACATAAAAGACGTATACCGTTTTCATAAAGACGAAATCGACGCGCTCGAAACTACCGATCAACAGGTGGACCGCCTCACCGAACTGAACGTGAAAGAGCAGGTGATGAACCTCGCAAAAACAATCACCGTCCAGGAAGCATGGCACAAACACAAACGGCCTTATCTGCACGGATGGGTATACGGCCTGAGCGATGGGCTCATCAACCCCGTGTTTGACATGGAGCCCGGCCAGCACATCGATCCGCTCTACGAATACAAACTGTAA
- a CDS encoding CusA/CzcA family heavy metal efflux RND transporter, translating to MLTKIIEFSVKNKLIIALLVLGLIGIGSYQVSKLPIDAVPDITNNQVQVITIAPSFGATDIERLVTFPIEQANSNISGLKEIRSFSRFGLSLVTIVFDDGIDVYWARQQVAERLQQVQNEIPQGIGTPQLGPISTGLGEIYQYVVRPKEGFEQKYDVTELRTIQDWIVRRQLLQVKGVAEVSSFGGKLKQYEIAVNPDRLNAYGITINDVFDALNANNQNTGGAYIEKGPTVLYIRSEGLVGNIEDIQNISITNKNNDVPLFIRDVADVKIGFATRYGAMTYNDQGEVSGAVVMMLKGANSSQVIKDVKAKVAQIQKTLPEGVVIEPFLDRTKMVNNAISTVERNLMEGALIVVFVLVLFLGNFRAGLLVASVIPLAMLFAICMMNLFGVSGNLMSLGALDFGLIIDGAVIIVEAVLHQLSLNPKFKSLLKIPSNDMDSVVTESAGRMMNSAVFGQIIIFIVYIPILTLQGIEGKMFRPMAETVAFALLGAFLLSLTYIPMMSSVLLKKRSLKPSWSDRVMKKVEALYLKTLLKVLRIPKTIFTIIGILFITAIILLSRMGGEFIPSLEEGDFAVDTRVLPGSNLTTTIESTQKAAHILKTRFPEVEKVVTKIGSGEVPTDPMPMDASDMMVILKDKKEWTSAKTFPELSEKMSKALEDVPGITVGFQYPVAMRFNELMTGARQDVVIKIFGDNLDSLVQNANQLGKIIETVKGTQNLYIEPVSGLPQVVVKYNRPVIAQYHLSVADVNRVINTAFAGQSTGLVFEGEKRFDMVVRLNASDRKNINNIQNLLVPTPAGNQIPLNQLATVDVVEGPNQIQRENAQRRIVVGFNIKDRDVQSIVEELQGKVDKQIKLPAGYSITYGGSFENLNNAKQRLMIAVPLALALIFVLLFMAFKSIKESLLIYTAIPLSVIGGVFMLNLRGMPFSISAAVGFIALFGVAVLNGIVLISEFNRLHKNGIRNIVRIVIDGGESRLRPVLMTAAVASLGFIPMAISTGAGAEVQRPLATVVIGGLILATLLTLFVLPLLYVNIENGFKMKKPKSKHVASVLLIFMLFSGIKMKAQTIISLDEAVQTALQNNRNLKNEKLRSDYAKALIKTSNADIPQTAVTADYGQINSAYNDMKFGISQSIAFPTVYQKQKNLHSEEWKKSQLNVSLKEFELKKAVSQSYFQMVYWKDKEKLLNETLQLYTQFLDKASLRLKAGESNILEKTTASNQKSAIEIQLKQVQQEIKTLQLQFSWLLNSETEYLPLENSRPVLLLQENASHPLLHVLEQQKTVAGKQTEVEKSRLLPGLQIGYNLNSFKGMGPDDKLYSATPQFHSVMVGVGIPIFSGGQKARIHASKVAESIAENDWHNTEFALEKKQQQLKQMYQTNLEIINRYETDELKNADIITKTAQQQFINGEINYLEFVMLVNQAVLLKSNYADALLKLNESVVELNYITIQ from the coding sequence ATGCTTACAAAAATCATTGAGTTTTCTGTAAAGAACAAACTCATTATAGCATTATTGGTTCTTGGTTTAATCGGCATTGGCTCTTATCAGGTAAGCAAATTACCGATTGATGCTGTGCCGGACATTACCAATAATCAGGTGCAGGTTATTACAATCGCTCCGTCTTTTGGGGCAACCGATATCGAACGTCTGGTTACTTTCCCAATTGAACAGGCGAACTCCAATATTTCCGGACTCAAAGAAATCCGCAGTTTCTCCCGTTTCGGATTGTCCTTGGTTACCATTGTTTTTGATGATGGTATTGATGTGTATTGGGCAAGACAACAAGTGGCAGAGCGGCTGCAACAGGTTCAGAATGAAATTCCGCAAGGTATCGGAACACCGCAATTAGGGCCGATTTCTACCGGTTTGGGCGAAATCTATCAATATGTCGTTCGTCCTAAAGAAGGTTTTGAACAAAAATACGACGTTACGGAACTCCGTACCATTCAGGATTGGATTGTGCGTCGACAGCTACTTCAGGTCAAAGGCGTAGCGGAAGTCAGCAGTTTTGGCGGTAAATTGAAGCAATACGAGATTGCCGTGAATCCCGACCGACTTAATGCTTACGGCATTACCATCAATGATGTTTTTGATGCACTGAATGCCAATAACCAGAACACCGGCGGTGCTTATATCGAAAAAGGGCCAACCGTTCTCTACATTCGGAGCGAAGGTTTGGTGGGCAATATTGAGGATATTCAAAACATTTCCATTACCAATAAAAACAACGATGTACCGCTGTTTATCCGAGATGTAGCTGATGTCAAAATTGGTTTTGCCACCCGTTACGGAGCGATGACTTACAACGATCAGGGCGAAGTTTCGGGTGCGGTGGTGATGATGCTGAAAGGTGCCAACAGTAGTCAGGTCATCAAAGATGTAAAAGCCAAAGTGGCTCAAATCCAGAAAACCCTGCCCGAAGGCGTGGTGATAGAACCCTTTCTTGACCGTACCAAAATGGTGAATAATGCCATCAGCACGGTAGAGAGAAACCTTATGGAAGGTGCTTTAATCGTGGTATTTGTCCTCGTTTTATTTCTCGGAAATTTCAGAGCCGGCTTACTCGTGGCTTCGGTGATTCCACTAGCAATGCTTTTTGCCATTTGTATGATGAACCTTTTCGGGGTGAGCGGCAATCTGATGAGTTTGGGTGCACTGGATTTTGGATTAATCATCGACGGAGCGGTCATTATTGTAGAAGCCGTCCTGCATCAGTTATCCCTCAATCCTAAGTTCAAGAGCCTGCTGAAAATTCCGTCCAATGATATGGATAGTGTAGTTACAGAATCTGCCGGAAGAATGATGAACAGTGCAGTTTTCGGACAAATTATCATCTTCATTGTGTACATTCCGATCCTAACATTGCAAGGGATTGAAGGGAAAATGTTCCGCCCGATGGCAGAAACGGTGGCGTTTGCATTATTAGGTGCATTTCTGCTTTCCCTAACCTACATTCCGATGATGAGTTCGGTTTTGTTGAAGAAAAGAAGTTTAAAACCTTCGTGGTCGGACAGGGTAATGAAGAAAGTAGAAGCGCTTTATTTGAAAACCTTGCTGAAAGTTTTACGCATTCCGAAAACCATTTTTACCATAATCGGGATATTGTTCATCACGGCAATAATTCTGCTAAGCAGAATGGGCGGCGAATTTATTCCGTCTTTGGAAGAAGGTGATTTTGCGGTGGATACCCGCGTTTTACCGGGCAGCAACCTTACCACCACGATTGAAAGTACGCAAAAAGCAGCCCATATCTTAAAAACCCGTTTCCCCGAAGTGGAAAAAGTGGTCACCAAGATAGGAAGTGGAGAAGTGCCTACCGATCCGATGCCAATGGATGCTTCGGATATGATGGTCATTCTGAAAGACAAAAAAGAATGGACTTCCGCCAAAACGTTTCCCGAATTATCAGAAAAAATGAGCAAAGCACTGGAAGATGTGCCCGGTATTACAGTTGGTTTTCAGTATCCGGTAGCGATGCGTTTTAATGAACTGATGACTGGTGCAAGACAGGATGTGGTCATCAAAATCTTTGGCGATAATCTGGATTCTTTGGTGCAAAATGCCAACCAACTCGGTAAAATCATTGAAACGGTAAAAGGTACACAAAACCTTTATATAGAACCGGTTTCCGGGCTTCCGCAGGTGGTAGTAAAATACAATCGTCCCGTGATTGCTCAGTATCATCTTTCTGTTGCAGATGTCAATCGGGTGATTAATACCGCATTTGCCGGACAGAGTACAGGTTTGGTTTTTGAAGGCGAAAAACGCTTTGATATGGTAGTACGCCTGAATGCCAGTGACCGAAAAAACATCAATAATATTCAAAATCTATTGGTTCCAACACCTGCAGGCAATCAGATCCCGCTCAATCAGCTGGCAACCGTAGATGTGGTGGAAGGTCCCAATCAAATTCAACGTGAAAATGCACAACGCCGTATTGTCGTCGGCTTCAACATCAAAGACCGTGATGTGCAAAGCATTGTGGAAGAATTGCAGGGTAAAGTGGACAAACAGATTAAACTTCCGGCCGGCTATTCTATTACGTATGGCGGTTCTTTTGAAAATCTGAACAACGCTAAACAACGGTTGATGATTGCCGTTCCGCTGGCATTGGCATTGATATTTGTCCTGTTGTTTATGGCGTTCAAGTCGATTAAAGAAAGTCTTCTGATTTACACCGCCATTCCGTTGTCGGTCATCGGAGGTGTATTTATGTTGAATTTACGCGGAATGCCTTTCAGCATCAGTGCTGCCGTTGGTTTTATCGCTCTTTTTGGCGTAGCGGTTTTGAACGGTATTGTATTGATTTCAGAATTTAACCGACTGCATAAAAACGGCATTAGAAATATCGTCAGAATTGTGATTGATGGCGGCGAAAGCCGATTGCGTCCGGTATTGATGACCGCAGCCGTTGCCTCCCTCGGCTTTATCCCGATGGCAATAAGCACAGGTGCTGGAGCAGAAGTGCAGCGACCTTTGGCGACCGTGGTAATTGGCGGACTGATATTGGCCACTTTGCTCACCCTTTTTGTCCTACCGCTTTTATATGTCAATATCGAAAATGGATTTAAAATGAAAAAACCAAAATCCAAACATGTCGCCTCTGTTCTGTTGATTTTTATGCTGTTTTCAGGAATAAAAATGAAGGCACAAACCATAATTTCTTTAGATGAAGCCGTGCAAACAGCGTTGCAAAACAATCGCAACCTGAAAAATGAAAAACTGCGTTCGGATTATGCCAAAGCATTGATTAAAACTTCTAATGCCGATATTCCGCAAACCGCAGTTACAGCAGATTACGGACAAATAAATAGTGCATACAACGATATGAAATTCGGGATTTCACAGAGCATCGCTTTTCCGACTGTGTATCAGAAACAGAAAAATTTGCATTCCGAAGAATGGAAAAAAAGCCAGTTGAATGTTTCGCTTAAAGAATTTGAACTGAAAAAAGCCGTCAGCCAAAGTTATTTCCAGATGGTGTATTGGAAAGATAAGGAAAAATTGCTGAATGAAACGTTGCAACTGTACACCCAATTTTTAGACAAAGCCAGTTTGCGTTTAAAAGCAGGAGAAAGCAATATTCTGGAAAAAACAACGGCTTCCAACCAAAAATCGGCGATTGAGATTCAGTTGAAACAAGTGCAGCAGGAAATAAAAACCTTGCAGTTGCAGTTCAGTTGGTTGCTCAATTCCGAAACGGAATATCTTCCTTTGGAAAATTCCAGACCGGTTCTTTTGCTTCAGGAAAATGCTTCGCATCCCTTGTTACATGTATTGGAACAGCAAAAAACGGTTGCCGGCAAACAAACCGAAGTGGAAAAATCCAGACTTCTTCCGGGTTTGCAAATCGGTTATAATCTCAATTCGTTCAAAGGTATGGGACCTGATGATAAACTGTATTCTGCTACACCACAGTTTCATTCGGTGATGGTAGGTGTTGGCATTCCAATATTTTCAGGCGGACAAAAGGCAAGAATTCACGCTTCTAAAGTGGCGGAAAGCATTGCGGAAAACGATTGGCATAATACGGAATTTGCATTAGAGAAAAAACAGCAACAGCTCAAGCAAATGTATCAAACGAATCTCGAAATCATCAACCGTTACGAAACTGATGAACTGAAAAATGCAGACATCATTACCAAAACAGCACAGCAACAATTCATTAACGGAGAAATCAATTATCTGGAATTTGTAATGCTCGTCAATCAGGCAGTTTTGCTCAAAAGCAATTATGCAGATGCCCTATTGAAACTAAACGAAAGCGTGGTTGAACTGAATTATATCACGATTCAGTAG
- a CDS encoding DUF3667 domain-containing protein has translation MKTQHLRQDKTCLNCGHEVPERFCTHCGQENVDTKESFGHLVSHFFQDITHYDSKLLLTLKYLFFYPGRLTREYIAGKRMTFVNPIRLYVFTSFLFFLLAAITAGNHHDPYARESETEVAKQKATFSGMRSTAEKIREKLAEGRVAPEDTANAISGANVLDLIAEDSLQNSAHVYDSLQQTLPAEQQDSWIQRKALIRLLEMRDKYGANMGYVLEEKFLHNYPKLFFLLLPFFALLLKWFYRKRKDLVYGDHAIFSIHTHTLVFMIGILAMLIGLPFHGFAYYGWLALLVFLYLVLSIRNTYRVSFGSALGTSLGVVLGYAIGTLIVLILFTLLIFVFT, from the coding sequence GTGAAAACACAGCATCTCCGGCAGGATAAAACCTGTCTTAACTGCGGGCACGAAGTGCCGGAACGTTTCTGTACCCATTGCGGCCAGGAAAACGTGGATACCAAAGAGTCTTTCGGGCACCTGGTCAGCCATTTCTTTCAGGATATCACCCATTATGATTCCAAGCTGCTCCTGACGCTGAAATACCTCTTTTTCTACCCCGGACGGCTCACCAGGGAATACATCGCCGGCAAAAGGATGACTTTCGTGAATCCCATCCGGCTGTATGTATTTACTTCGTTCCTGTTCTTTTTGCTCGCCGCCATCACCGCCGGCAATCATCATGACCCATACGCACGCGAAAGCGAAACGGAAGTGGCCAAACAGAAGGCGACGTTCAGCGGTATGCGCAGCACCGCCGAAAAAATCCGGGAAAAACTGGCGGAAGGAAGGGTTGCCCCGGAAGATACCGCCAATGCCATCAGCGGCGCGAATGTGCTGGATCTTATCGCCGAGGACTCCCTCCAAAATTCGGCGCATGTATACGACTCCCTGCAGCAAACGCTTCCGGCCGAACAGCAGGACAGCTGGATACAACGCAAGGCGCTCATCCGGCTCCTGGAGATGCGGGATAAATACGGGGCGAATATGGGTTATGTGCTGGAGGAGAAATTCCTCCACAATTACCCCAAACTTTTCTTTCTCCTGTTGCCTTTCTTTGCCTTATTGCTGAAATGGTTCTATCGCAAGAGAAAGGACCTGGTATATGGCGATCATGCCATTTTCTCTATCCACACCCACACGCTGGTGTTCATGATCGGCATCCTCGCCATGCTGATCGGCTTGCCGTTCCATGGTTTTGCCTATTACGGCTGGCTGGCGCTGCTGGTATTCCTATACCTGGTGCTCTCGATCCGGAACACGTATCGCGTTTCTTTCGGGTCGGCGCTGGGAACTTCCCTGGGCGTGGTGCTGGGATATGCCATTGGCACGTTGATCGTATTGATATTGTTTACATTGCTTATTTTTGTTTTCACTTAA